The proteins below are encoded in one region of Gadus macrocephalus chromosome 14, ASM3116895v1:
- the slc22a18 gene encoding solute carrier family 22 member 18 — protein sequence MEQTLGDAKKETLENSAPPKGSNPPNRAQIINVTYIIVALDITWMFVQFAVTPYLAKKLDFDTLWFGYLQTTVGVIQLLGGPICGRFGDVFGARAALSLSCVASIVFFLLLAVADTPAMLFVHKLPVFFMHVLPGSQMVLADLTEPENRANALSKIGICFGVGMIAGSTIGGNLNTMFGETITAYVGAFGCSFTLLLVLMFIPKSTKPQSPSTSINRENGQRNKSIFSLAEITRLLKFPGITRIFLIKIISGLPSVIFQVMFSIIGMNFFKLEPAQSGYLMAFFGIAQMVIQGFVIGRVTSRYSDGSLLLFSIGVCASVGLAQAAMQNVFHFCLIVFPMVFSLCLFNVITDSMLTNSVPASDTGTLMGLCASSQSLLRTIAPTIGGFLYENYGVPYFGMIQCAVNSVLFVYLFKYGLKKQETKRE from the exons ATGGAACAAACACTCGGCGACGCGAAGAAGGAAACACTCGAAAACTCTGCGCCACCTAAAGGGTCGAATCCCCCCAACAGAGCTCAGATCATTAATGTCACCTACATTATTGTTGCACTGGACATTACATGGATGTTCGTGCAGTTCGCTGTCACTCCT TACTTGGCCAAGAAACTCGACTTTGACACCTTATGGTTCGGCTACTTGCAAACCACCGTTGGCGTGATTCAGCTGCTTGGTGGACCAATCTGTGGAAG ATTTGGAGATGTCTTTGGGGCCCGGGCGGCCTTGTCCCTCTCCTGTGTGGCTTCCATCGTGTTTTTCTTGTTGCTGGCCGTCGCAGATACCCCGGCCATGCTGTTCGTGCATAAACTACCTGTGTTCTTCATGCACGTGTTACCTG GGTCCCAGATGGTGTTGGCCGACCTCACAGAACCAGAGAATCGTGCGAACGCTCTTTCTAAAATCGGTATATGTTTTGGCGTCGGCATGATCGCTGGCTCCACCATCGGGGGCAATCTGAACACCATGTTTGG GGAGACCATTACTGCATACGTTGGTGCATTTGGGTGCAGCTTCACTTTATTGTTGGTTCTAATGTTTATCCCAAAAAGCACTAAACCTCAATCTCCATCTACTAGCATTAACC GTGAGAACGGTCAGAGGAATAAGTCTATATTTAGTCTGGCAGAGATCACCAGACTTCTGAAGTTCCCTGGTATTACCAGAATATTCCTCATTAAGATCATATCAGGATTACCATCAG TTATCTTCCAGGTGATGTTTAGCATCATAGGGATGAACTTCTTCAAGTTGGAACCCGCCCAATCGGGCTATCTGATGGCCTTCTTTGGCATTGCGCAAATG GTCATACAGGGCTTCGTGATCGGCCGGGTAACGAGCAGATACTCAGACGGCTCTCTGCTTCTATTCTCCATCGGAGTCTGTGCTAGTGTGGGACTGGCCcag GCAGCCATGCAGAATGTGTTCCACTTCTGCCTGATCGTCTTCCCCATGgtgttctctctctgcctgttcaACGTCATCACAGACAGCATGCTCACCAACTCAGTCCCCGCCTCTGATACTG GCACTTTGATGGGACTGTGCGCCTCTTCGCAGTCTCTGCTTCGCACCATCGCTCCGACCATCGGTGGCTTTCTCTATGAGAATTACGGTGTGCCCTACTTTGGTATGATCCAGTGTGCCGTGAACAGTGTTTTATTTGTGTACCTCTTTAAATACGGCCTCAAAAAGCAGGAAACCAAACGCGAATGA